The region TAATGGTACGACTGATAAACGTTGAGATAGTGATTATTCTGGGAATATGGGACAACGCGAACCGCACTTGGTAACGAAATTGATCCGGACTACTTTAGGAAACGAACAAAGTATAAGCTTGTTTCAACCATTCTGCAAGCGATCAGAGGAGCTGTGAAAAAAACATTTTCGATCCGCTTTATCGAGCGGCAGCCGGAGCTGGACGAATATTGTCACGAGTTAGCTCAGGCAAACCGAATCGCGCTCGATACCGAATTTATTGGCGAAGGGCTTTACTATCCGAAACTTTGCCTGATCCAAGTTGCGACCGATTTCAATGCGACCGTAGCGTTAATCGACCCGTTGCAAGGTCTTCAATTCGACGAGTTCATACGCATCCTTTCCAATAGCGAAGTCGAGTTGGTATTTCATGCGGCTCGACAAGATATCGACATCCTGACCGGACAATTGCATGTCAATATTCACAGGTTGTTTGATACCCAAGTAGCCGCCGCCTTTTTAGGCTATGGTGATCAACCGGCATTAACCCGACTCATGATGTCGGAGTTAGGGATTAAAATTGAAAAGGGGGAACGGTTCACCGACTGGTCGATTCGTCCACTCTCCCAAGCTCAGTTGGAATATGCCGCGATGGATGTCGCGCACTTGATCGAGATTCGCAATCGTCTTGAACAACAATTGCTGGCGAAACATCGCTGGGGGTGGTTTTATGAGGAGTCGGTACAAATTCTCGCCCGCGACCGGAGCGTCGACGAGAGTGAATTGTGGCGGCGGGTGAGTGACCGACGTGGTTTGAAACGCCGGGAATTGGGGATTTTGCAGGAGTTGGCTTTGCTCCGGGAACATACCGCCCAGCATTGGAATAAACCGCGCGAATATGTGATTCCCGACCGGGTGATGGTGCAGGTTTCGCGCACCAACATTCATTCCGAGCAAGATTTGAAAACGTTGCGAGGTTGGCGAGCGCCGAACGACAGTAAATTTCTGCAAGCAATTCTCCAAACAATCGATAAAGCAAAAGCGAAACCCGAGGATGAGTATCCCCGCGAAGAGTTTGGCACCGCAATGCCAGTTGAAGCGAGCGCTGTGAGTGATTTACTTTCGGCATGGCTCAAAATCGTTTCAGAGCGAATAGGAGTGTCATCGCCACTGCTTGCAGTACGGGCAGAACTCGATGCGGTATCGCGATGGGGGTTTGAACGGAAAGGCTCAAATCCGCCGCCAGTACGATTTGTCGAAGGTTGGCGGTTGGAGGTCTTAGGAAAAAACCTGTTGGAGATTGCTTCGGGGAAGAAGAGCATCGGTTTGTTTTCTGATCAGGAAGATGTGTTGTCGATAGGAAGGAAGTAGCGATAGTATTGAGCAAGTTGGGATGGACAGACAAGAGTGTCTGTCCTACGGAAAAGTCAGACAAGGTTGCCTAACCTCCAATTGCAATTGGGATTGCCTCGCTTCGCTCGCAATGACACGCAGGCAGGATTGTCTGCGCTACCGATGGAAAACGTAGGTTGGAAACAAAAAAACGCCGACTGAGAAGAGTCGGCGTTGTGCTGGGGGATAGGGATTCGAACCCCAATTCTATGGTCCAGAGCCATATGTCCTACCGTTAGACGATCCCCCAAGTGATCGCGCCGTAAAGTTAAGGTAATCGGCAACACGAGTCAAGTTGCGTCCCGAGAGGCTTTTGGAGCAAAGGTCTCAGGAAATATCGAACGAAGGAGAGCAAACCCTTCGTCGTACAATTGCGGCGGAGCTGCCCAAATGCAACCGTTCACCAGCGGATCATCACACTGTGCGATACTGCCAACGATGCCGCCCGCTTCGCGCACGATAACTTCTCCACCGGCAATATCCCACGGTGCTAAATTCAATTCCCAATATCCATCCAATGTTCCAGAAGCTACCCAGCAAAGATCGATGGAAGCCGCACCACATCGGCGCATTGAGCTTCCGGCTCGAAACATTTTCCGAAATGCGGAAAGGTAATCTTCCGTGAATTGTTTCGCGCGAAAGGGAAATCCGGTAGCAAAAATCGCATCGGAAAATTCTCGATTGTGATTCACTGAAATTGGTTTTCCGTTGCGAAACGCACTGCAATTTTCGGCTGCGCAATACAAATCGTTTGACGCAGGATTGTAGACAACACCGAGAATTCGCTTTCCGAACGGACTACCGGGGAGCAGGGTTTCACGCGATTCTAAGCCAATCGAGACAGCGAAAATCGGGATACCGCGGAGAAAATTAGTCGTGCCATCTAACGGATCGATGATCCAGCGGTACATTGCATTCGTATTGGTTGAGGTTCCTTCTTCGCCTAAGAAATCGAAGTTGGGATACTTTTTGGAAAGTAGTTCGAGGCAGAGCGCTTCACATTCTTTATCGGCAACACTGACAAAATCATGTTGCGCTTTGGTTTCAATTTCGGAAGGCGAAATTGTACCATAATACTTCATGAGTAGCGCACCGGCAGCTCGCGCGACTTCTTCAACTTCAACGAGCAAATCGAACAGTGTAGCCTTATCCACGTCTTCTCCGCAGTCGTACAATCAGTGTGACGATAATTCCCAATACTGCAAGCGTAGTCAATGCACCAGTCCAAGACCAAACCAGAAAGCGTGCTTCCATCGAATAGGGACCGCTATATCGGAGCATCGCCCCATCGAATCTCCACTGTAGTGTATCGCCATAAGTCGTATCGGCATTGGAGCGGATGAGCCAACCGCCATATTGAAAATCGACCGTGATGCTCTCATCTTCGAGATCGTTATAGGTGTCGCTTACCCTTTTCAATGCTTCCCATGTCGAAAATGCTTTCGGCATTTGAGTTGGCATTAGCTCGGCGGGAAGCAGAGTGTCACTAATGTAGGTCCAGTAATCCAAATCGTTCGATTGTGGGGGATCGGAACGCAATGTGTTGAACCATCTATCCGCCAGTTTCTCCGCCCACTCGGATACTCCGGTCGCCGGGTTTCTCGGATGTTGTAATCTTAACGAGTCGGCAAGATGGTCGAGCATTTTCGCGGCGACCATTTTTCGGAATTGCATGACAGCTTGTGCATGTTCGGTTTCGATGGAATCCTGCGAGGCAGCCGTAAGGGGGATTCCGGCTTCTTTAATCGCCTCGACCTTTGAAACGGGGGCACCTGAATCAGGATCAGCAAATGGGAGCATCGCATTCCCTGGGACGTTCCCTTCGAGGATATGTAATTTAACTGGGCCTAAGTAGATACTGCGCAGCTTAATGTATGGTGTGATTGGAGATTCTTCACTCAAATAAAGGTTTGCCACCTCGGTGTGCGATCTCTTACTGGGAGGGATTAGGTTATCGTTGAAAAAAGTTTGACCATCCCAAACACCGGTTTGTTCAAAAGAGCCTTGTTCATCCTCTTTGCCCGGTTTCGGCGGTTGCAATATCCAGTTCTGTACATAACCCGGTAAGGTTC is a window of bacterium DNA encoding:
- a CDS encoding ribonuclease D; protein product: MKKTFSIRFIERQPELDEYCHELAQANRIALDTEFIGEGLYYPKLCLIQVATDFNATVALIDPLQGLQFDEFIRILSNSEVELVFHAARQDIDILTGQLHVNIHRLFDTQVAAAFLGYGDQPALTRLMMSELGIKIEKGERFTDWSIRPLSQAQLEYAAMDVAHLIEIRNRLEQQLLAKHRWGWFYEESVQILARDRSVDESELWRRVSDRRGLKRRELGILQELALLREHTAQHWNKPREYVIPDRVMVQVSRTNIHSEQDLKTLRGWRAPNDSKFLQAILQTIDKAKAKPEDEYPREEFGTAMPVEASAVSDLLSAWLKIVSERIGVSSPLLAVRAELDAVSRWGFERKGSNPPPVRFVEGWRLEVLGKNLLEIASGKKSIGLFSDQEDVLSIGRK
- a CDS encoding inositol monophosphatase; amino-acid sequence: MDKATLFDLLVEVEEVARAAGALLMKYYGTISPSEIETKAQHDFVSVADKECEALCLELLSKKYPNFDFLGEEGTSTNTNAMYRWIIDPLDGTTNFLRGIPIFAVSIGLESRETLLPGSPFGKRILGVVYNPASNDLYCAAENCSAFRNGKPISVNHNREFSDAIFATGFPFRAKQFTEDYLSAFRKMFRAGSSMRRCGAASIDLCWVASGTLDGYWELNLAPWDIAGGEVIVREAGGIVGSIAQCDDPLVNGCIWAAPPQLYDEGFALLRSIFPETFAPKASRDAT